One segment of Neodiprion fabricii isolate iyNeoFabr1 chromosome 1, iyNeoFabr1.1, whole genome shotgun sequence DNA contains the following:
- the LOC124182801 gene encoding solute carrier family 12 member 4 isoform X4, with amino-acid sequence MPERFTVTPATSAPPPKEPVSIDVSFGDGGGAAGDGEPFVGSNNAEKMSGYETNLYLYSEEMEDRPRISTLLNSLANYSNTIPAATDPDSKSAQAAGGGARMGTLIGVFLPCIQNIFGVILFIRLTWVVGTAGAIQGFLIVLCCCCVTMLTAISMSAIATNGVVPAGGSYFMISRSLGPEFGGAVGMLFYMGTTLAAAMYIIGAVEIVLTYMAPGMSIFGDFTKDASIMYNNFRVYGTGLLMVMGTIVFIGVKFVNKFATVALACVIFSIIAVYVGLFYNFNGSEALKMCVLGKRLLKDLKNVTGGCKSGPDGELHAIFCNSSGCDPYYKAHKAEVKNGIRGLADGVFMENLWDSFLEEGQFLAYDNEPEHVNTLGGPSYNQIQADLTTTFTILIGIFFPSVTGIMAGSNRSGDLADAQKSIPIGTICAILTTSTVYLSTVLLFAGTVDNLLLRDKFGQSIGGRLVVANIAWPNEWVILVGSFLSTLGAGLQSLTGAPRLLQAIARDGIIPFLSPFATSSSRGEPTRALLLTVVICQCGILLGNVDYLAPLLSMFFLMCYGFVNLACALQTLLRTPNWRPRFKYYHWSLSFLGLSLCIAIMFMTSWYYALLAMGMAGLIYKYIEYRGAEKEWGDGIRGLALSAARYSLLRLEEGPPHTKNWRPQILILSKLTDDLVPKYRKLFAFASQLKAGKGLAICVSCIGGDYARSSGEAMAAKQSLRKTMDEEKVKGFVDVLVARSVVDGLSCLIQTTGLGGMKPNTVILGWPYGWRQSEDEKTWKVFLQTLRSVTAARMALLVPKGINFFPDSTEKVVGNIDVWWIVHDGGLLMLLPFLLKQHRTWKNCKMRIFTVAQMEDNSIQMKKDLKMFLYHLRIEAEVEVVEMMDSDISAYTYERTLMMEQRYQMLRELRLNKKESLGVVQAIVDHHHNVDVKTATKVRFQEPTSQPANKANGLDEAQEKLVQETELNTKELEAGDSGEKDEDVKENAEETAHLVGGSPKEDNRENNAKEAKECEADTKTASPDHTEPEQYVPDEGNVRRMHTSVKLNEVIVNKSHDAQLVILNLPGPPRDTRMERESNYMEFLEVLTEGLERVLMVRGGGREVITIYS; translated from the exons GAGGAAATGGAGGACCGGCCGCGGATATCAACGTTGCTCAACAGTCTCGCGAACTACAGCAACACGATACCAGCGGCGACGGACCCTGACAGCAAATCGGCACAGGCCGCGGGTGGTGGGGCCCGAATGGGGACGTTGATCGGCGTCTTTCTTCCCTGCATCCAGAACATCTTTGGCGTGATACTCTTCATCAGGTTGACATGGGTCGTTGGTACCGCCGGGGCAATCCAAGGCTTCCTCATAGTGCTCTGCTGCTGCTGTGTC ACAATGTTGACGGCAATCAGCATGAGCGCCATCGCCACCAACGGCGTGGTTCCAGCTGGCGGTTCTTACTTCATGATATCACGAAGTTTGGGCCCGGAATTCGGAGGCGCGGTCGGCATGCTTTTTTACATGGGAACCACCCTCGCGGCAGCCATGTACATCATTGGTGCTGTTGAAATCGTCTTG ACATACATGGCACCGGGGATGAGCATATTCGGGGATTTTACGAAAGACGCCAGTATAATGTACAACAATTTCCGAGTCTACGGTACTGGGCTGCTGATGGTGATGGGAACGATAGTGTTTATCGGTGTTAAATTTGTAAACAAATTTGCCACGGTCGCTCTGGCCTGCGTAATATTTTCGATAATCGCCGTCTACGTCGGTCTGTTTTACAACTTCAACGGAAGCGAAGCTCTCAA GATGTGCGTGCTCGGCAAGCGGTTATTGAAGGATCTGAAGAACGTCACTGGAGGCTGCAAGTCTGGACCAGACGGAGAGCTGCACGCTATATTCTGCAACAGTTCCGGCTGCGATCCGTATTATAAAGCTCACAAGGCCGAAGTAAAAAACGGAATCCGCGGATTGGCCGATGGAGTTTTCATGG agaATCTATGGGACAGTTTTCTGGAAGAAGGCCAATTCCTTGCCTACGATAACGAGCCGGAACACGTCAACACCCTGGGTGGTCCAAGCTATAATCAAATTCAGGCCGACCTCACGACGACCTTCACTATTCTAATTGGAATTTTCTTCCCCTCGGTAACag GTATAATGGCCGGATCTAACAGATCGGGAGATCTTGCGGACGCTCAAAAGTCGATACCGATCGGAACGATATGCGCGATTTTGACAACCTCGACGGTCTACCTTTCGACCGTCCTTCTGTTCGCCGGTACAGTGGACAACCTCCTGCTGCGTGACAAGTTCGGTCAGAGTATCGGGGGCCGTTTAGTAGTGGCGAACATCGCCTGGCCGAACGAGTGGGTGATATTGGTCGGATCTTTCCTCTCGACTCTGGGGGCCGGTCTCCAGTCGTTAACCGGGGCACCTCGACTACTCCAGGCGATCGCCCGGGACGGGATAATCCCGTTCCTTTCACCGTTCGCGACCAGCTCGAGCAGAGGAGAGCCAACGAGGGCGTTGCTGCTGACGGTGGTGATATGCCAGTGCGGAATCCTCCTCGGGAACGTCGACTACCTGGCCCCCCTCCTCTCGATGTTCTTCCTCATGTGCTACGGGTTCGTAAACCTCGCCTGCGCCCTCCAGACGCTCCTCCGCACACCGAACTGGCGGCCAAGGTTCAAGTACTATCACTGGAGCCTCTCGTTCCTCGGGCTATCGTTATGCATCGCGATTATGTTCATGACCAGCTGGTACTACGCCCTACTTGCCATGGGGATGGCTGGCCTGATCTACAAGTACATCGAGTACCGCGGTGCCGAGAAGGAGTGGGGCGATGGTATCCGGGGTCTCGCCTTGTCCGCCGCCAGGTACTCGCTTCTCCGGCTCGAGGAGGGACCGCCGCACACGAAGAACTGGCGGCCGCAGATCCTGATCCTCTCTAAACTGACCGACGACCTGGTTCCGAAGTACAGGAAGCTCTTCGCCTTCGCCAGTCAGCTGAAGGCCGGCAAGGGTCTGGCGATTTGCGTCAGCTGCATCGGCGGCGATTACGCCAGGTCCTCCGGCGAGGCGATGGCCGCCAAACAGAGCCTCAGAAAGACCATGGACGAGGAGAAGGTCAAGGGATTCGTCGATGTTCTCGTCGCCCGCAGCGTCGTCGACGGGCTTAGCTGTCTCATTCAGACCACCGGACTCGGCGGCATGAAACCCAACACCGTCATCCTCGGCTGGCCCTACGGCTGGAGACAGTCGGAGGACGAGAAGACCTGGAAGGTATTTTTGCAGACGTTGCGCAGCGTCACCGCTGCTCGCATGGCACTGCTCGTTCCCAAAGGGATAAACTTCTTCCCTGACTCGACGGAAAAGGTCGTCGGAAACATCGATGTATGGTGGATCGTTCACGACGGTGGTCTTCTTATGCTGCTTCCATTCCTTCTCAAACAGCATCGTACTTGGAAAAATTGCAAGATGAGGATCTTCACCGTCGCACAGATGGAGGACAATTCTATACAGATGAAAAAGGATCTAAAGATGTTCTTGTATCATTTAAGAATCGAGGCTGAGGTCGAAGTTGTCGAAATG ATGGACTCGGATATTTCCGCATATACCTACGAGCGTACGCTGATGATGGAACAGAGGTACCAAATGCTGCGAGAACTTCGTCTGAACAAAAAGGAGTCCTTGGGAGTC GTACAAGCAATTGTCGACCACCACCACAATGTCGACGTTAAAACGGCTACAAAGGTCAGGTTCCAAGAGCCGACAAGCCAGCCAGCCAATAAAGCCAATGGTCTCGATGAGGCTCAGGAAAAATTGGTACAGGAAACTGAACTGAACACGAAGGAACTAGAAGCCGGTGATTCAGGAGAAAAGGATGAAGATGTCAAGGAAAACGCAGAGGAAACAGCTCACCTCGTCGGGGGATCTCCCAAAGAAGATAACAGAGAAAACAACGCAAAAGAGGCAAAGGAATGCGAAGCTGACACCAAGACAGCGAGTCCAGACCACACAGAGCCTGAACAATATGTTCC aGATGAGGGCAATGTGAGACGAATGCACACCTCTGTGAAGCTGAACGAAGTGATCGTCAACAAGAGTCACGACGCTCAGTTAGTGATCTTGAATCTGCCTGGTCCACCGAGGGACACGAGGATGGAGAGGGAGTCAAACT ATATGGAGTTCCTCGAAGTATTAACAGAAGGCCTTGAGAGAGTGTTGATGGTGCGAGGTGGGGGCCGAGAAGTGATCACCATATACTCGTGA
- the LOC124182801 gene encoding solute carrier family 12 member 4 isoform X3, translating into MSEGVPAKSKVKSATLLEAGDGGGAAGDGEPFVGSNNAEKMSGYETNLYLYSEEMEDRPRISTLLNSLANYSNTIPAATDPDSKSAQAAGGGARMGTLIGVFLPCIQNIFGVILFIRLTWVVGTAGAIQGFLIVLCCCCVTMLTAISMSAIATNGVVPAGGSYFMISRSLGPEFGGAVGMLFYMGTTLAAAMYIIGAVEIVLTYMAPGMSIFGDFTKDASIMYNNFRVYGTGLLMVMGTIVFIGVKFVNKFATVALACVIFSIIAVYVGLFYNFNGSEALKMCVLGKRLLKDLKNVTGGCKSGPDGELHAIFCNSSGCDPYYKAHKAEVKNGIRGLADGVFMENLWDSFLEEGQFLAYDNEPEHVNTLGGPSYNQIQADLTTTFTILIGIFFPSVTGIMAGSNRSGDLADAQKSIPIGTICAILTTSTVYLSTVLLFAGTVDNLLLRDKFGQSIGGRLVVANIAWPNEWVILVGSFLSTLGAGLQSLTGAPRLLQAIARDGIIPFLSPFATSSSRGEPTRALLLTVVICQCGILLGNVDYLAPLLSMFFLMCYGFVNLACALQTLLRTPNWRPRFKYYHWSLSFLGLSLCIAIMFMTSWYYALLAMGMAGLIYKYIEYRGAEKEWGDGIRGLALSAARYSLLRLEEGPPHTKNWRPQILILSKLTDDLVPKYRKLFAFASQLKAGKGLAICVSCIGGDYARSSGEAMAAKQSLRKTMDEEKVKGFVDVLVARSVVDGLSCLIQTTGLGGMKPNTVILGWPYGWRQSEDEKTWKVFLQTLRSVTAARMALLVPKGINFFPDSTEKVVGNIDVWWIVHDGGLLMLLPFLLKQHRTWKNCKMRIFTVAQMEDNSIQMKKDLKMFLYHLRIEAEVEVVEMMDSDISAYTYERTLMMEQRYQMLRELRLNKKESLGVGQTLVDFNEVQAIVDHHHNVDVKTATKVRFQEPTSQPANKANGLDEAQEKLVQETELNTKELEAGDSGEKDEDVKENAEETAHLVGGSPKEDNRENNAKEAKECEADTKTASPDHTEPEQYVPDEGNVRRMHTSVKLNEVIVNKSHDAQLVILNLPGPPRDTRMERESNYMEFLEVLTEGLERVLMVRGGGREVITIYS; encoded by the exons GAGGAAATGGAGGACCGGCCGCGGATATCAACGTTGCTCAACAGTCTCGCGAACTACAGCAACACGATACCAGCGGCGACGGACCCTGACAGCAAATCGGCACAGGCCGCGGGTGGTGGGGCCCGAATGGGGACGTTGATCGGCGTCTTTCTTCCCTGCATCCAGAACATCTTTGGCGTGATACTCTTCATCAGGTTGACATGGGTCGTTGGTACCGCCGGGGCAATCCAAGGCTTCCTCATAGTGCTCTGCTGCTGCTGTGTC ACAATGTTGACGGCAATCAGCATGAGCGCCATCGCCACCAACGGCGTGGTTCCAGCTGGCGGTTCTTACTTCATGATATCACGAAGTTTGGGCCCGGAATTCGGAGGCGCGGTCGGCATGCTTTTTTACATGGGAACCACCCTCGCGGCAGCCATGTACATCATTGGTGCTGTTGAAATCGTCTTG ACATACATGGCACCGGGGATGAGCATATTCGGGGATTTTACGAAAGACGCCAGTATAATGTACAACAATTTCCGAGTCTACGGTACTGGGCTGCTGATGGTGATGGGAACGATAGTGTTTATCGGTGTTAAATTTGTAAACAAATTTGCCACGGTCGCTCTGGCCTGCGTAATATTTTCGATAATCGCCGTCTACGTCGGTCTGTTTTACAACTTCAACGGAAGCGAAGCTCTCAA GATGTGCGTGCTCGGCAAGCGGTTATTGAAGGATCTGAAGAACGTCACTGGAGGCTGCAAGTCTGGACCAGACGGAGAGCTGCACGCTATATTCTGCAACAGTTCCGGCTGCGATCCGTATTATAAAGCTCACAAGGCCGAAGTAAAAAACGGAATCCGCGGATTGGCCGATGGAGTTTTCATGG agaATCTATGGGACAGTTTTCTGGAAGAAGGCCAATTCCTTGCCTACGATAACGAGCCGGAACACGTCAACACCCTGGGTGGTCCAAGCTATAATCAAATTCAGGCCGACCTCACGACGACCTTCACTATTCTAATTGGAATTTTCTTCCCCTCGGTAACag GTATAATGGCCGGATCTAACAGATCGGGAGATCTTGCGGACGCTCAAAAGTCGATACCGATCGGAACGATATGCGCGATTTTGACAACCTCGACGGTCTACCTTTCGACCGTCCTTCTGTTCGCCGGTACAGTGGACAACCTCCTGCTGCGTGACAAGTTCGGTCAGAGTATCGGGGGCCGTTTAGTAGTGGCGAACATCGCCTGGCCGAACGAGTGGGTGATATTGGTCGGATCTTTCCTCTCGACTCTGGGGGCCGGTCTCCAGTCGTTAACCGGGGCACCTCGACTACTCCAGGCGATCGCCCGGGACGGGATAATCCCGTTCCTTTCACCGTTCGCGACCAGCTCGAGCAGAGGAGAGCCAACGAGGGCGTTGCTGCTGACGGTGGTGATATGCCAGTGCGGAATCCTCCTCGGGAACGTCGACTACCTGGCCCCCCTCCTCTCGATGTTCTTCCTCATGTGCTACGGGTTCGTAAACCTCGCCTGCGCCCTCCAGACGCTCCTCCGCACACCGAACTGGCGGCCAAGGTTCAAGTACTATCACTGGAGCCTCTCGTTCCTCGGGCTATCGTTATGCATCGCGATTATGTTCATGACCAGCTGGTACTACGCCCTACTTGCCATGGGGATGGCTGGCCTGATCTACAAGTACATCGAGTACCGCGGTGCCGAGAAGGAGTGGGGCGATGGTATCCGGGGTCTCGCCTTGTCCGCCGCCAGGTACTCGCTTCTCCGGCTCGAGGAGGGACCGCCGCACACGAAGAACTGGCGGCCGCAGATCCTGATCCTCTCTAAACTGACCGACGACCTGGTTCCGAAGTACAGGAAGCTCTTCGCCTTCGCCAGTCAGCTGAAGGCCGGCAAGGGTCTGGCGATTTGCGTCAGCTGCATCGGCGGCGATTACGCCAGGTCCTCCGGCGAGGCGATGGCCGCCAAACAGAGCCTCAGAAAGACCATGGACGAGGAGAAGGTCAAGGGATTCGTCGATGTTCTCGTCGCCCGCAGCGTCGTCGACGGGCTTAGCTGTCTCATTCAGACCACCGGACTCGGCGGCATGAAACCCAACACCGTCATCCTCGGCTGGCCCTACGGCTGGAGACAGTCGGAGGACGAGAAGACCTGGAAGGTATTTTTGCAGACGTTGCGCAGCGTCACCGCTGCTCGCATGGCACTGCTCGTTCCCAAAGGGATAAACTTCTTCCCTGACTCGACGGAAAAGGTCGTCGGAAACATCGATGTATGGTGGATCGTTCACGACGGTGGTCTTCTTATGCTGCTTCCATTCCTTCTCAAACAGCATCGTACTTGGAAAAATTGCAAGATGAGGATCTTCACCGTCGCACAGATGGAGGACAATTCTATACAGATGAAAAAGGATCTAAAGATGTTCTTGTATCATTTAAGAATCGAGGCTGAGGTCGAAGTTGTCGAAATG ATGGACTCGGATATTTCCGCATATACCTACGAGCGTACGCTGATGATGGAACAGAGGTACCAAATGCTGCGAGAACTTCGTCTGAACAAAAAGGAGTCCTTGGGAGTC GGGCAGACATTGGTGGACTTCAACGAG GTACAAGCAATTGTCGACCACCACCACAATGTCGACGTTAAAACGGCTACAAAGGTCAGGTTCCAAGAGCCGACAAGCCAGCCAGCCAATAAAGCCAATGGTCTCGATGAGGCTCAGGAAAAATTGGTACAGGAAACTGAACTGAACACGAAGGAACTAGAAGCCGGTGATTCAGGAGAAAAGGATGAAGATGTCAAGGAAAACGCAGAGGAAACAGCTCACCTCGTCGGGGGATCTCCCAAAGAAGATAACAGAGAAAACAACGCAAAAGAGGCAAAGGAATGCGAAGCTGACACCAAGACAGCGAGTCCAGACCACACAGAGCCTGAACAATATGTTCC aGATGAGGGCAATGTGAGACGAATGCACACCTCTGTGAAGCTGAACGAAGTGATCGTCAACAAGAGTCACGACGCTCAGTTAGTGATCTTGAATCTGCCTGGTCCACCGAGGGACACGAGGATGGAGAGGGAGTCAAACT ATATGGAGTTCCTCGAAGTATTAACAGAAGGCCTTGAGAGAGTGTTGATGGTGCGAGGTGGGGGCCGAGAAGTGATCACCATATACTCGTGA
- the LOC124182801 gene encoding solute carrier family 12 member 4 isoform X2, translated as MSTSGATPLILAKKGHHTIVEGDGGGAAGDGEPFVGSNNAEKMSGYETNLYLYSEEMEDRPRISTLLNSLANYSNTIPAATDPDSKSAQAAGGGARMGTLIGVFLPCIQNIFGVILFIRLTWVVGTAGAIQGFLIVLCCCCVTMLTAISMSAIATNGVVPAGGSYFMISRSLGPEFGGAVGMLFYMGTTLAAAMYIIGAVEIVLTYMAPGMSIFGDFTKDASIMYNNFRVYGTGLLMVMGTIVFIGVKFVNKFATVALACVIFSIIAVYVGLFYNFNGSEALKMCVLGKRLLKDLKNVTGGCKSGPDGELHAIFCNSSGCDPYYKAHKAEVKNGIRGLADGVFMENLWDSFLEEGQFLAYDNEPEHVNTLGGPSYNQIQADLTTTFTILIGIFFPSVTGIMAGSNRSGDLADAQKSIPIGTICAILTTSTVYLSTVLLFAGTVDNLLLRDKFGQSIGGRLVVANIAWPNEWVILVGSFLSTLGAGLQSLTGAPRLLQAIARDGIIPFLSPFATSSSRGEPTRALLLTVVICQCGILLGNVDYLAPLLSMFFLMCYGFVNLACALQTLLRTPNWRPRFKYYHWSLSFLGLSLCIAIMFMTSWYYALLAMGMAGLIYKYIEYRGAEKEWGDGIRGLALSAARYSLLRLEEGPPHTKNWRPQILILSKLTDDLVPKYRKLFAFASQLKAGKGLAICVSCIGGDYARSSGEAMAAKQSLRKTMDEEKVKGFVDVLVARSVVDGLSCLIQTTGLGGMKPNTVILGWPYGWRQSEDEKTWKVFLQTLRSVTAARMALLVPKGINFFPDSTEKVVGNIDVWWIVHDGGLLMLLPFLLKQHRTWKNCKMRIFTVAQMEDNSIQMKKDLKMFLYHLRIEAEVEVVEMMDSDISAYTYERTLMMEQRYQMLRELRLNKKESLGVGQTLVDFNEVQAIVDHHHNVDVKTATKVRFQEPTSQPANKANGLDEAQEKLVQETELNTKELEAGDSGEKDEDVKENAEETAHLVGGSPKEDNRENNAKEAKECEADTKTASPDHTEPEQYVPDEGNVRRMHTSVKLNEVIVNKSHDAQLVILNLPGPPRDTRMERESNYMEFLEVLTEGLERVLMVRGGGREVITIYS; from the exons GAGGAAATGGAGGACCGGCCGCGGATATCAACGTTGCTCAACAGTCTCGCGAACTACAGCAACACGATACCAGCGGCGACGGACCCTGACAGCAAATCGGCACAGGCCGCGGGTGGTGGGGCCCGAATGGGGACGTTGATCGGCGTCTTTCTTCCCTGCATCCAGAACATCTTTGGCGTGATACTCTTCATCAGGTTGACATGGGTCGTTGGTACCGCCGGGGCAATCCAAGGCTTCCTCATAGTGCTCTGCTGCTGCTGTGTC ACAATGTTGACGGCAATCAGCATGAGCGCCATCGCCACCAACGGCGTGGTTCCAGCTGGCGGTTCTTACTTCATGATATCACGAAGTTTGGGCCCGGAATTCGGAGGCGCGGTCGGCATGCTTTTTTACATGGGAACCACCCTCGCGGCAGCCATGTACATCATTGGTGCTGTTGAAATCGTCTTG ACATACATGGCACCGGGGATGAGCATATTCGGGGATTTTACGAAAGACGCCAGTATAATGTACAACAATTTCCGAGTCTACGGTACTGGGCTGCTGATGGTGATGGGAACGATAGTGTTTATCGGTGTTAAATTTGTAAACAAATTTGCCACGGTCGCTCTGGCCTGCGTAATATTTTCGATAATCGCCGTCTACGTCGGTCTGTTTTACAACTTCAACGGAAGCGAAGCTCTCAA GATGTGCGTGCTCGGCAAGCGGTTATTGAAGGATCTGAAGAACGTCACTGGAGGCTGCAAGTCTGGACCAGACGGAGAGCTGCACGCTATATTCTGCAACAGTTCCGGCTGCGATCCGTATTATAAAGCTCACAAGGCCGAAGTAAAAAACGGAATCCGCGGATTGGCCGATGGAGTTTTCATGG agaATCTATGGGACAGTTTTCTGGAAGAAGGCCAATTCCTTGCCTACGATAACGAGCCGGAACACGTCAACACCCTGGGTGGTCCAAGCTATAATCAAATTCAGGCCGACCTCACGACGACCTTCACTATTCTAATTGGAATTTTCTTCCCCTCGGTAACag GTATAATGGCCGGATCTAACAGATCGGGAGATCTTGCGGACGCTCAAAAGTCGATACCGATCGGAACGATATGCGCGATTTTGACAACCTCGACGGTCTACCTTTCGACCGTCCTTCTGTTCGCCGGTACAGTGGACAACCTCCTGCTGCGTGACAAGTTCGGTCAGAGTATCGGGGGCCGTTTAGTAGTGGCGAACATCGCCTGGCCGAACGAGTGGGTGATATTGGTCGGATCTTTCCTCTCGACTCTGGGGGCCGGTCTCCAGTCGTTAACCGGGGCACCTCGACTACTCCAGGCGATCGCCCGGGACGGGATAATCCCGTTCCTTTCACCGTTCGCGACCAGCTCGAGCAGAGGAGAGCCAACGAGGGCGTTGCTGCTGACGGTGGTGATATGCCAGTGCGGAATCCTCCTCGGGAACGTCGACTACCTGGCCCCCCTCCTCTCGATGTTCTTCCTCATGTGCTACGGGTTCGTAAACCTCGCCTGCGCCCTCCAGACGCTCCTCCGCACACCGAACTGGCGGCCAAGGTTCAAGTACTATCACTGGAGCCTCTCGTTCCTCGGGCTATCGTTATGCATCGCGATTATGTTCATGACCAGCTGGTACTACGCCCTACTTGCCATGGGGATGGCTGGCCTGATCTACAAGTACATCGAGTACCGCGGTGCCGAGAAGGAGTGGGGCGATGGTATCCGGGGTCTCGCCTTGTCCGCCGCCAGGTACTCGCTTCTCCGGCTCGAGGAGGGACCGCCGCACACGAAGAACTGGCGGCCGCAGATCCTGATCCTCTCTAAACTGACCGACGACCTGGTTCCGAAGTACAGGAAGCTCTTCGCCTTCGCCAGTCAGCTGAAGGCCGGCAAGGGTCTGGCGATTTGCGTCAGCTGCATCGGCGGCGATTACGCCAGGTCCTCCGGCGAGGCGATGGCCGCCAAACAGAGCCTCAGAAAGACCATGGACGAGGAGAAGGTCAAGGGATTCGTCGATGTTCTCGTCGCCCGCAGCGTCGTCGACGGGCTTAGCTGTCTCATTCAGACCACCGGACTCGGCGGCATGAAACCCAACACCGTCATCCTCGGCTGGCCCTACGGCTGGAGACAGTCGGAGGACGAGAAGACCTGGAAGGTATTTTTGCAGACGTTGCGCAGCGTCACCGCTGCTCGCATGGCACTGCTCGTTCCCAAAGGGATAAACTTCTTCCCTGACTCGACGGAAAAGGTCGTCGGAAACATCGATGTATGGTGGATCGTTCACGACGGTGGTCTTCTTATGCTGCTTCCATTCCTTCTCAAACAGCATCGTACTTGGAAAAATTGCAAGATGAGGATCTTCACCGTCGCACAGATGGAGGACAATTCTATACAGATGAAAAAGGATCTAAAGATGTTCTTGTATCATTTAAGAATCGAGGCTGAGGTCGAAGTTGTCGAAATG ATGGACTCGGATATTTCCGCATATACCTACGAGCGTACGCTGATGATGGAACAGAGGTACCAAATGCTGCGAGAACTTCGTCTGAACAAAAAGGAGTCCTTGGGAGTC GGGCAGACATTGGTGGACTTCAACGAG GTACAAGCAATTGTCGACCACCACCACAATGTCGACGTTAAAACGGCTACAAAGGTCAGGTTCCAAGAGCCGACAAGCCAGCCAGCCAATAAAGCCAATGGTCTCGATGAGGCTCAGGAAAAATTGGTACAGGAAACTGAACTGAACACGAAGGAACTAGAAGCCGGTGATTCAGGAGAAAAGGATGAAGATGTCAAGGAAAACGCAGAGGAAACAGCTCACCTCGTCGGGGGATCTCCCAAAGAAGATAACAGAGAAAACAACGCAAAAGAGGCAAAGGAATGCGAAGCTGACACCAAGACAGCGAGTCCAGACCACACAGAGCCTGAACAATATGTTCC aGATGAGGGCAATGTGAGACGAATGCACACCTCTGTGAAGCTGAACGAAGTGATCGTCAACAAGAGTCACGACGCTCAGTTAGTGATCTTGAATCTGCCTGGTCCACCGAGGGACACGAGGATGGAGAGGGAGTCAAACT ATATGGAGTTCCTCGAAGTATTAACAGAAGGCCTTGAGAGAGTGTTGATGGTGCGAGGTGGGGGCCGAGAAGTGATCACCATATACTCGTGA